In Mesoplodon densirostris isolate mMesDen1 chromosome 5, mMesDen1 primary haplotype, whole genome shotgun sequence, a single window of DNA contains:
- the DZIP1L gene encoding cilium assembly protein DZIP1L isoform X1 translates to MCGFQALSQLLCLLPWSWWRPSPVVSPGLPPSMQSHATTAQGLSDPLFAAYTLPTFKFQPRRERMDWRRISALDVDRVARELDVATLQENIVSVTFCNLDREVCGRCGQPVDPALLKVLRLAQLSIEYLLHCQDCLSTSVAQLEARLQASLGQQERGQQELGRQADELRGVREESRRRRKMISALQQLLLQMGAHSYHACHLCDKTFMNATFLRGHIQRRHTGVVEGVDPTGKQKKQEQPVEEVLEELWAKLKWTQGELEAQRAAERQRQLQEAEITRQREAEAKKEFDEWKEKERAKLYGEIDKLKKLFWDEFKSVANQNSTLEEKLQALQSHKVMKSNLGSLQDEEPEERLRQAQELQSLKEKMEIQKTEWKRKMKALQEEHAAQKRELQEQNERLQASLSQDQRKAAVQAQRQITALRAQLQEQTRLITSQEEMIQTMSLRKVEGIRKGPKAVDTEKDSSEEELEDSHSGRQKVLAPLSRNPTLLKQFRPVLEDTLEEKLESLGIKRDAKGIPARTLRHLESLLRAQREQKAGRFSEFLSLREKLIKEASSRVKEESQWNRDPVSQPDGEAPVKGQQSTPVTKDARPKARTLHVAQSSKPAESPVSPLQSRGSHGPGLAQGPTPTPGSRAPGPSSTPPSLGPGLSSTSPFSSEEDSEADAGSHASLQTPRAPSRMGPRPQDGWAWSDTETSEGSAQTPGKSSGTLVRSMVRRHEKQLEASAKKPAGEVSLFSKPNAGPQRAAVPGGKPQLSEDESDLEISSLEDLPQDLNQREKPKPLSRSKLPEKIGASSWSPGQPRVPGW, encoded by the exons ATGTGTGGTTTCCAG GCCCTCTCTCAGCTCCTGTGCCTGCTGCCGTGGTCTTGGTGGCGCCCTTCCCCAGTGGTCAGCCCAGGGCTCCCCCCGTCCATGCAGTCCCACGCTACCACCGCCCAGGGCCTCAGCGACCCCCTCTTTGCGGCCTACACTCTCCCCACCTTCAAGTTCCAACCTCGCCGTGAGAGGATGGACTGGAGGCGCATTAGTGCCCTGGACGTGGACCGCGTGGCACGGGAGCTGGACGTGGCCACCCTGCAGGAGAACATCGTCAGCGTCACCTTCTGCAACCTGGACCGGGAGGTGTGCGGCCGCTGCGGGCAGCCCGTGGACCCGGCGCTGCTCAAGGTGCTGCGGCTGGCGCAGCTCAGCATCGAGTACCTGCTGCACTGCCAGGACTGCCTGAGCACCAGCGTGGCCCAGCTGGAGGCGCGGCTGCAGGCCAGCCTGGGCCAGCAGGAGCGCGGCCAGCAGGAGCTGGGCCGCCAGGCCGACGAGCTCAGGGGCGTGCGGGAGGAGAGCCGCCGGCGGCGCAAGATGATCAGCGCCCTGCAGCAGCTGCTCCTGCAGATGGGCGCCCACAGCTACCATGCG TGCCACCTGTGTGACAAGACCTTCATGAACGCCACCTTTCTCCGGGGCCACATCCAGCGCAGACATACGGGCGTGGTGGAAGGTG TGGACCCCACGGGAAAGCAGAAGAAGCAGGAGCAGCCAGTGGAGGAGGTGTTGGAAGAGCTGTGGGCCAAGCTGAAGTGGACCCAAGGGGAGCTGGAAGCGCAGAGGGCAGCGGAGAGGCAGCGGCAGCTTCAG GAAGCAGAGATCACTCGCCAGAGGGAAGCAGAAGCTAAGAAAGAATTTgatgaatggaaagaaaaagagcgGGCCAAGCTATACGGGGAAATAGACAAgctcaaaaaattattttgggatGAATTTAAAAGTGTTGCCAACCAGAACTCTACGCTAGAAGAG AAGCTGCAGGCACTGCAGTCCCACAAGGTGATGAAGTCCAACCTCGGGTCCCTGCAGGATGAAGAGCCCGAGGAACGACTCAGGCAGGCTCAGGAGCTCCAGAGCCTGAAGGAGAAGATGGAGATTCAG aaaacagaatggaagagaaaaatgaaggcaTTGCAGGAAGAGCATGCAGCTCAGAAGAGAGAG CTGCAGGAGCAGAACGAGAGGCTCCAGGCCTCCCTGTCTCAGGACCAGAGGAAAGCAGCTGTCCAGGCCCAGCGCCAGATCACCGCCCTCCGCGCCCAGCTCCAGGAACAAACCAGGCTCATCACCTCCCAGGAGGAGATG ATCCAGACCATGTCTCTCAGGAAGGTGGAGG GGATCCGCAAGGGCCCGAAGGCTGTGGACACAGAGAAGGACTCTTCCGAGGAAG AGCTGGAGGACTCCCACAGTGGACGGCAGAAGGTGCTGGCACCTCTCAGTCGAAACCCCACCTTGCTGAAGCAGTTCAGGCCAGTCCTGGAGGACACCCTGGAGGAGAAGCTGGAAAGCCTGGGGATAAAGCGA GATGCAAAGGGAATCCCTGCTCGCACCCTCCGACACCTGGAGTCCCTCCTGCGAGCCCAGCGGGAGCAGAAGGCCGGGAGGTTTTCTGAATTCCTGAGTCTGAGGGAGAAGCTCATCAAGGAAGCCAGCAGCAGAGTGAAGGAGGAGAGCCAGTGGAACAGGGACCCGGTGTCCCAGCCAGACGGCGAGGCTCCAG TCAAAGGCCAGCAGAGCACACCGGTCACCAAAGACGCCCGGCCAAAGGCCAGGACCCTGCACGTGGCACAGTCATCCAAGCCGGCAGAGTCCCCCGTGTCACCTCTTCAGAGCCGTGGCAGCCACGGCCCGGGCCTGGCTCAGGGACCCACCCCTACTCCTGGCTCCAGAGCGCCTGGACCCTCCAGCACCCCGCCTTCCTTGGGGCCCGGGCTGAG CAGTACGTCCCCGTTCAGTTCTGAAGAGGACTCGGAGGCAGATGCCGGCTCTCATGCGTCCCTCCAGACCCCGAGAGCTCCTTCGAGGATGGGGCCCCGGCCGCAGGATGGCTGGGCCTGGTCTGACACCGAGACCTCGGAGGGGAGCGCCCAGACGCCTGGCAAGAGCTCAG GTACACTGGTGCGGTCGATGGTCAGACGTCATGAGAAGCAGCTGGAGGCTTCGGCCAAGAAACCTGCTGGAGAGGTCAGTCTGTTCTCCAAGCCCAATGCCGGGCCACAGAGGGCTGCTGTGCCAGGAGGGAAGCCCCAG
- the DZIP1L gene encoding cilium assembly protein DZIP1L isoform X2, producing MCGFQALSQLLCLLPWSWWRPSPVVSPGLPPSMQSHATTAQGLSDPLFAAYTLPTFKFQPRRERMDWRRISALDVDRVARELDVATLQENIVSVTFCNLDREVCGRCGQPVDPALLKVLRLAQLSIEYLLHCQDCLSTSVAQLEARLQASLGQQERGQQELGRQADELRGVREESRRRRKMISALQQLLLQMGAHSYHACHLCDKTFMNATFLRGHIQRRHTGVVEGVDPTGKQKKQEQPVEEVLEELWAKLKWTQGELEAQRAAERQRQLQEAEITRQREAEAKKEFDEWKEKERAKLYGEIDKLKKLFWDEFKSVANQNSTLEEKLQALQSHKVMKSNLGSLQDEEPEERLRQAQELQSLKEKMEIQKTEWKRKMKALQEEHAAQKRELQEQNERLQASLSQDQRKAAVQAQRQITALRAQLQEQTRLITSQEEMIQTMSLRKVEGIRKGPKAVDTEKDSSEEELEDSHSGRQKVLAPLSRNPTLLKQFRPVLEDTLEEKLESLGIKRDAKGIPARTLRHLESLLRAQREQKAGRFSEFLSLREKLIKEASSRVKEESQWNRDPVSQPDGEAPVKGQQSTPVTKDARPKARTLHVAQSSKPAESPVSPLQSRGSHGPGLAQGPTPTPGSRAPGPSSTPPSLGPGLSTSPFSSEEDSEADAGSHASLQTPRAPSRMGPRPQDGWAWSDTETSEGSAQTPGKSSGTLVRSMVRRHEKQLEASAKKPAGEVSLFSKPNAGPQRAAVPGGKPQLSEDESDLEISSLEDLPQDLNQREKPKPLSRSKLPEKIGASSWSPGQPRVPGW from the exons ATGTGTGGTTTCCAG GCCCTCTCTCAGCTCCTGTGCCTGCTGCCGTGGTCTTGGTGGCGCCCTTCCCCAGTGGTCAGCCCAGGGCTCCCCCCGTCCATGCAGTCCCACGCTACCACCGCCCAGGGCCTCAGCGACCCCCTCTTTGCGGCCTACACTCTCCCCACCTTCAAGTTCCAACCTCGCCGTGAGAGGATGGACTGGAGGCGCATTAGTGCCCTGGACGTGGACCGCGTGGCACGGGAGCTGGACGTGGCCACCCTGCAGGAGAACATCGTCAGCGTCACCTTCTGCAACCTGGACCGGGAGGTGTGCGGCCGCTGCGGGCAGCCCGTGGACCCGGCGCTGCTCAAGGTGCTGCGGCTGGCGCAGCTCAGCATCGAGTACCTGCTGCACTGCCAGGACTGCCTGAGCACCAGCGTGGCCCAGCTGGAGGCGCGGCTGCAGGCCAGCCTGGGCCAGCAGGAGCGCGGCCAGCAGGAGCTGGGCCGCCAGGCCGACGAGCTCAGGGGCGTGCGGGAGGAGAGCCGCCGGCGGCGCAAGATGATCAGCGCCCTGCAGCAGCTGCTCCTGCAGATGGGCGCCCACAGCTACCATGCG TGCCACCTGTGTGACAAGACCTTCATGAACGCCACCTTTCTCCGGGGCCACATCCAGCGCAGACATACGGGCGTGGTGGAAGGTG TGGACCCCACGGGAAAGCAGAAGAAGCAGGAGCAGCCAGTGGAGGAGGTGTTGGAAGAGCTGTGGGCCAAGCTGAAGTGGACCCAAGGGGAGCTGGAAGCGCAGAGGGCAGCGGAGAGGCAGCGGCAGCTTCAG GAAGCAGAGATCACTCGCCAGAGGGAAGCAGAAGCTAAGAAAGAATTTgatgaatggaaagaaaaagagcgGGCCAAGCTATACGGGGAAATAGACAAgctcaaaaaattattttgggatGAATTTAAAAGTGTTGCCAACCAGAACTCTACGCTAGAAGAG AAGCTGCAGGCACTGCAGTCCCACAAGGTGATGAAGTCCAACCTCGGGTCCCTGCAGGATGAAGAGCCCGAGGAACGACTCAGGCAGGCTCAGGAGCTCCAGAGCCTGAAGGAGAAGATGGAGATTCAG aaaacagaatggaagagaaaaatgaaggcaTTGCAGGAAGAGCATGCAGCTCAGAAGAGAGAG CTGCAGGAGCAGAACGAGAGGCTCCAGGCCTCCCTGTCTCAGGACCAGAGGAAAGCAGCTGTCCAGGCCCAGCGCCAGATCACCGCCCTCCGCGCCCAGCTCCAGGAACAAACCAGGCTCATCACCTCCCAGGAGGAGATG ATCCAGACCATGTCTCTCAGGAAGGTGGAGG GGATCCGCAAGGGCCCGAAGGCTGTGGACACAGAGAAGGACTCTTCCGAGGAAG AGCTGGAGGACTCCCACAGTGGACGGCAGAAGGTGCTGGCACCTCTCAGTCGAAACCCCACCTTGCTGAAGCAGTTCAGGCCAGTCCTGGAGGACACCCTGGAGGAGAAGCTGGAAAGCCTGGGGATAAAGCGA GATGCAAAGGGAATCCCTGCTCGCACCCTCCGACACCTGGAGTCCCTCCTGCGAGCCCAGCGGGAGCAGAAGGCCGGGAGGTTTTCTGAATTCCTGAGTCTGAGGGAGAAGCTCATCAAGGAAGCCAGCAGCAGAGTGAAGGAGGAGAGCCAGTGGAACAGGGACCCGGTGTCCCAGCCAGACGGCGAGGCTCCAG TCAAAGGCCAGCAGAGCACACCGGTCACCAAAGACGCCCGGCCAAAGGCCAGGACCCTGCACGTGGCACAGTCATCCAAGCCGGCAGAGTCCCCCGTGTCACCTCTTCAGAGCCGTGGCAGCCACGGCCCGGGCCTGGCTCAGGGACCCACCCCTACTCCTGGCTCCAGAGCGCCTGGACCCTCCAGCACCCCGCCTTCCTTGGGGCCCGGGCTGAG TACGTCCCCGTTCAGTTCTGAAGAGGACTCGGAGGCAGATGCCGGCTCTCATGCGTCCCTCCAGACCCCGAGAGCTCCTTCGAGGATGGGGCCCCGGCCGCAGGATGGCTGGGCCTGGTCTGACACCGAGACCTCGGAGGGGAGCGCCCAGACGCCTGGCAAGAGCTCAG GTACACTGGTGCGGTCGATGGTCAGACGTCATGAGAAGCAGCTGGAGGCTTCGGCCAAGAAACCTGCTGGAGAGGTCAGTCTGTTCTCCAAGCCCAATGCCGGGCCACAGAGGGCTGCTGTGCCAGGAGGGAAGCCCCAG
- the DZIP1L gene encoding cilium assembly protein DZIP1L isoform X3, translated as MQSHATTAQGLSDPLFAAYTLPTFKFQPRRERMDWRRISALDVDRVARELDVATLQENIVSVTFCNLDREVCGRCGQPVDPALLKVLRLAQLSIEYLLHCQDCLSTSVAQLEARLQASLGQQERGQQELGRQADELRGVREESRRRRKMISALQQLLLQMGAHSYHACHLCDKTFMNATFLRGHIQRRHTGVVEGVDPTGKQKKQEQPVEEVLEELWAKLKWTQGELEAQRAAERQRQLQEAEITRQREAEAKKEFDEWKEKERAKLYGEIDKLKKLFWDEFKSVANQNSTLEEKLQALQSHKVMKSNLGSLQDEEPEERLRQAQELQSLKEKMEIQKTEWKRKMKALQEEHAAQKRELQEQNERLQASLSQDQRKAAVQAQRQITALRAQLQEQTRLITSQEEMIQTMSLRKVEGIRKGPKAVDTEKDSSEEELEDSHSGRQKVLAPLSRNPTLLKQFRPVLEDTLEEKLESLGIKRDAKGIPARTLRHLESLLRAQREQKAGRFSEFLSLREKLIKEASSRVKEESQWNRDPVSQPDGEAPVKGQQSTPVTKDARPKARTLHVAQSSKPAESPVSPLQSRGSHGPGLAQGPTPTPGSRAPGPSSTPPSLGPGLSSTSPFSSEEDSEADAGSHASLQTPRAPSRMGPRPQDGWAWSDTETSEGSAQTPGKSSGTLVRSMVRRHEKQLEASAKKPAGEVSLFSKPNAGPQRAAVPGGKPQLSEDESDLEISSLEDLPQDLNQREKPKPLSRSKLPEKIGASSWSPGQPRVPGW; from the exons ATGCAGTCCCACGCTACCACCGCCCAGGGCCTCAGCGACCCCCTCTTTGCGGCCTACACTCTCCCCACCTTCAAGTTCCAACCTCGCCGTGAGAGGATGGACTGGAGGCGCATTAGTGCCCTGGACGTGGACCGCGTGGCACGGGAGCTGGACGTGGCCACCCTGCAGGAGAACATCGTCAGCGTCACCTTCTGCAACCTGGACCGGGAGGTGTGCGGCCGCTGCGGGCAGCCCGTGGACCCGGCGCTGCTCAAGGTGCTGCGGCTGGCGCAGCTCAGCATCGAGTACCTGCTGCACTGCCAGGACTGCCTGAGCACCAGCGTGGCCCAGCTGGAGGCGCGGCTGCAGGCCAGCCTGGGCCAGCAGGAGCGCGGCCAGCAGGAGCTGGGCCGCCAGGCCGACGAGCTCAGGGGCGTGCGGGAGGAGAGCCGCCGGCGGCGCAAGATGATCAGCGCCCTGCAGCAGCTGCTCCTGCAGATGGGCGCCCACAGCTACCATGCG TGCCACCTGTGTGACAAGACCTTCATGAACGCCACCTTTCTCCGGGGCCACATCCAGCGCAGACATACGGGCGTGGTGGAAGGTG TGGACCCCACGGGAAAGCAGAAGAAGCAGGAGCAGCCAGTGGAGGAGGTGTTGGAAGAGCTGTGGGCCAAGCTGAAGTGGACCCAAGGGGAGCTGGAAGCGCAGAGGGCAGCGGAGAGGCAGCGGCAGCTTCAG GAAGCAGAGATCACTCGCCAGAGGGAAGCAGAAGCTAAGAAAGAATTTgatgaatggaaagaaaaagagcgGGCCAAGCTATACGGGGAAATAGACAAgctcaaaaaattattttgggatGAATTTAAAAGTGTTGCCAACCAGAACTCTACGCTAGAAGAG AAGCTGCAGGCACTGCAGTCCCACAAGGTGATGAAGTCCAACCTCGGGTCCCTGCAGGATGAAGAGCCCGAGGAACGACTCAGGCAGGCTCAGGAGCTCCAGAGCCTGAAGGAGAAGATGGAGATTCAG aaaacagaatggaagagaaaaatgaaggcaTTGCAGGAAGAGCATGCAGCTCAGAAGAGAGAG CTGCAGGAGCAGAACGAGAGGCTCCAGGCCTCCCTGTCTCAGGACCAGAGGAAAGCAGCTGTCCAGGCCCAGCGCCAGATCACCGCCCTCCGCGCCCAGCTCCAGGAACAAACCAGGCTCATCACCTCCCAGGAGGAGATG ATCCAGACCATGTCTCTCAGGAAGGTGGAGG GGATCCGCAAGGGCCCGAAGGCTGTGGACACAGAGAAGGACTCTTCCGAGGAAG AGCTGGAGGACTCCCACAGTGGACGGCAGAAGGTGCTGGCACCTCTCAGTCGAAACCCCACCTTGCTGAAGCAGTTCAGGCCAGTCCTGGAGGACACCCTGGAGGAGAAGCTGGAAAGCCTGGGGATAAAGCGA GATGCAAAGGGAATCCCTGCTCGCACCCTCCGACACCTGGAGTCCCTCCTGCGAGCCCAGCGGGAGCAGAAGGCCGGGAGGTTTTCTGAATTCCTGAGTCTGAGGGAGAAGCTCATCAAGGAAGCCAGCAGCAGAGTGAAGGAGGAGAGCCAGTGGAACAGGGACCCGGTGTCCCAGCCAGACGGCGAGGCTCCAG TCAAAGGCCAGCAGAGCACACCGGTCACCAAAGACGCCCGGCCAAAGGCCAGGACCCTGCACGTGGCACAGTCATCCAAGCCGGCAGAGTCCCCCGTGTCACCTCTTCAGAGCCGTGGCAGCCACGGCCCGGGCCTGGCTCAGGGACCCACCCCTACTCCTGGCTCCAGAGCGCCTGGACCCTCCAGCACCCCGCCTTCCTTGGGGCCCGGGCTGAG CAGTACGTCCCCGTTCAGTTCTGAAGAGGACTCGGAGGCAGATGCCGGCTCTCATGCGTCCCTCCAGACCCCGAGAGCTCCTTCGAGGATGGGGCCCCGGCCGCAGGATGGCTGGGCCTGGTCTGACACCGAGACCTCGGAGGGGAGCGCCCAGACGCCTGGCAAGAGCTCAG GTACACTGGTGCGGTCGATGGTCAGACGTCATGAGAAGCAGCTGGAGGCTTCGGCCAAGAAACCTGCTGGAGAGGTCAGTCTGTTCTCCAAGCCCAATGCCGGGCCACAGAGGGCTGCTGTGCCAGGAGGGAAGCCCCAG